In the genome of Cryptomeria japonica chromosome 8, Sugi_1.0, whole genome shotgun sequence, one region contains:
- the LOC131049652 gene encoding serine/arginine-rich splicing factor SR45a has protein sequence MSYSRSYDSYSPRRNRSLSRSRSHSRSRDSDNVRNPGNNLYVTGLSPRITKRDLEDHFSKEGTVVECHLVVDPRTRESRGFGFVTMANLDDADRCVKYLHRSVLEGRVITVEKAKRKRGRTPTPGKYLGVRPTRVRDYERRRTYSRSSDRYSSRRSPSYSPYRGDRYGSPMHSPYYDRRYGRDRSVSPYYGRRDRSVSPYGRRERSLSPYSRRDHSVSPYARHQRSPSPNSRRHRALSPYQRRERSVTPNSPYRRNYSYKSRNRSRSRSLTPYD, from the exons tCTTATTCAAGGAGTTATGATTCCTACTCACCGCGGAGAAACCGTTCATTGTCAAGGTCACGGAGCCATTCCAG GAGCCGTGATTCAGATAATGTACGTAATCCTGGAAACAACCTCTATGTCACTGGTTTGTCACCCAGAATAACAAAAAGAGATCTTGAAGATCACTTCTCTAAAGAGGGAACG GTTGTTGAATGCCATCTTGTTGTTGATCCACGCACTAGGGAATCTCGTGGATTTGGATTTGTCACTATGGCTAATTTGGATGATGCAGACCGCTGTGTTAAATATTTGCATCGTTCTGTTCTAGAAGGTCGTGTTATTACTGTTGAGAAG GCAAAAAGGAAGCGGGGAAGGACTCCTACTCCTGGCAAGTACCTTGGTGTGAGACCAACAAGAG TGCGTGATTATGAGAGGCGACGTACATATAGCAGGTCCAGTGATCGATATAGCTCCCGTCGATCTCCAAGTTATTCTCCATACAGGGGAGATCGTTATGGTTCACCAATGCATTCACCATACTATGATAGAAGGTATGGAAGGGATCGTTCAGTGTCACCATACTATGGCAGGCGAGATAGATCTGTGTCCCCATATGGAAGACGAGAAAGGTCTCTTTCGCCGTACAGTAGGCGAGATCATTCAGTGTCACCTTATGCCAGGCACCAGCGATCACCATCTCCAAATTCTAGGCGGCATCGAGCACTATCACCATATCAGAGACGCGAACGATCTGTTACTCCAAATTCCCCTTATAGAAGGAATTATTCTTATAAATCTCGGAACCGATCAAGGTCTAGATCCTTGACCCCATATGATTAG